The genomic segment GAAACATTCGAACACGTCGCCAGGCAGGAGCACAATGCTGTCGCTGTCGCCATGCCCCATGCCGATGGTGAACGACAAGTCGGCTTGCGAGGTGCGCGTGGGTAAACCGGTAGATGGACCGATACGTTGCACATCCCAGATCACGACCGGCACTTCGGCGTAATAGGCAAGCCCGGCAAACTCGGTCATCAAACTCAAGCCGGGTCCGGAGGTGGAGGTCATCGAGCGTAGACCGCTCCAGCCTGCGCCAACGGTCATACCGATGGCGGCTAGTTCATCCTCCGCCTGCACAACAGCGTAGGTGTGTTTCCCATCCTCGCGTTTTCTGAGCATGGGCATGTAATCATTGATCGCCTCTGCCAGCGAGGAGGCTGGCGTGATCGGGTACCACGCCACAAACTGAGCGCCTCCAAACACAGAGCCGATTGCCGCGGCGGTATTACCGTCAGCCATGATCATGCCGTCGGTTTTATTCATCGGTTCAAGGGAAAACGGGTCTTTCTTTTCAAGGTTCCCCTTTGCCCATTCCATGCCGGCTTGCACGGCATGGAAGTTCATGTCGATGGGTTTTTGCTTGCCTTTGAAATGGAACGTCAGCGCGGCTTGAATTTTTTCAATATCGATGCCGATCATGTGCGCGAGCACGCCCACATACACCATGTTCCCCACCAGGTCGCGATAACCTGCCGGGACGTTCGGGTCCTTCTTTACCAACTCCTTGATGGGCATCGGGTAGATGGCAACGTCTGCGCGGGTGATGGGGAGTTTGATATCGTCGGCGTAGAAAAATGCCCCGCCCGGCGCAACAGACGCAAGGTCGCGGGTGAACGAGTCGGGGTTGATGGCGATGACGATATCCTGCTGATCGCGCCGGCCGAGATAGCCATCCTTGCTGGCGCGGATCGAGTACCACGTGGGCAGTCCCTGAATGTTCGAGGGGAAGAGATTCTTCCCTGAAACTGGAATGCCCATCTTGAAAATTGCCCGCAGGATGGTATTGTTGGCGGTCGAACTGCCGGAGCCGTTCTTTGTGCCTACAATAATGGAAAAATCGTTGACTACTTTGTTCATGTGTTCCTCGTGTTACGGTCTGTGATACAAAAGGTCGGTATGGGCGATCAGCGCCTCATGACCAGCCTTATAGTTTTCATTGCAAATGGATTCGACCATCGCCTGGTGATATCGCCAGACTTCTTGCAAGTATTCATAGCCGCCTGTAAATACGTTTAATCCAACCGCTTCGTAGGCATCCCAATACGCCTCGAGCACCCCGGTGACAAAAGGGTTATCGAGGCGGCTGTAGATCAACAGATGCAGAGCGCGATGTTCTTCATGGGGAACTTGTACCGGCGCATGATTTAATTTTTCGTGGGCGCGCGCGATCAGGGCTCGCAATTCGGCTTTATCTTCGGTCGATAATTTTTCCACCGCTTCGTACCAGAATGCCGCTTCGATGTGATTCCGCAGGTCGGAATATTTGCGGAAGTACTCATCGTTCAGCGCCAGGGCATACCCAAGACTCTGACGGATCGCCGGCGTGAAGGAAAAATTCAACCGCCGTGTCTTTCCTCTCCCTGGTTTGACTTCCACCAGCCCCAGCGCGCGCGCCACTTCCAACTGTTCCCGCAAAGACGCAACGCTCACACCGAGTTCTTGTCCTAATTCGGTGAGGGTGGGTAAGCCGCCTTCCGCCTCTTGATGCGCGGCAAGATATTTGAGAAACTCTGAGATATTTGGAGAAATTCTTTCTCGAACTATCATATTAATCTGATTAATTCGAGTATAAGGCGATGCTTACTGTAAGTCAAGGAGTTATTGCGAAAGCCCGTACTTCATTTGACCTTCGATTCTCTTTTTATCGCGAAGGGCGCGAGGAGCGCCAAGTTTCTAAAGGTTTTCTTTGCGTTCTGCGCAGTTGAGTATTGTCATTTGCGCGGCCGCAAATATATCCATTGCCGTTCATTCGTAGTTGCCTTGCAAACAAACAACCATGACAGAGGTTTTAATAGAGGGCTTACGCAGTTGAACCTGTTGCGCCGTAGTCGCACTGCGTCGGCGGCAGTACAACTGACCGCCAACTGCGTAAGTCCTGTAATATACAGGTCTTATGGAGTTGTAATTGGCACAGGCGTATCGGTGGAGGGCGGAGGTACTGGGGTATCTGGCGGAGGTACTGGGGTGTCTGTTGATGGTTCAGGCACGGGAGTTTCTGTGGGCGGTTCCGTGGAAATTGCTGTGCCGGTGTAGGTGACGATCACGACAGCCGTTTTTGTCGGAGGGAGGGTTGTCGGTTTTGGAGTGGAAGTTGGGGGAATCGCTGTTGGTTGTTGGGGCTGAGACTCTTTCGTCTCGGTTCTTGTTGGAACTACATGTGTTCTGGATGCGGTCATGGTTGCAGTGGGCGAAGAAGTCCATGTTGGGCTGGGTGTGAAGGTGTTGGTAGGGGTGCCTGTGGCTACCAGTTGGGCAAACGCCTGGGCAGTTTGCGCCGCGATAGTATTTAAATTCGAAAATGCCAGGTTGGGAATATCGCGCGCTTCGATCACGATAGGAGTGGGCAGAGATGGGTCAGACAGCGCGATGGCAGAGGTGGCGCAAAACATGCTGAACCCCAACATGCTGGCGGCAAAAATCCATAAGAGCCCGGCGTAATCTCTTGGGCGGTTGGCTAATGCGATATCTTCCTGTTCTGCATTCACAATGGGATTATCTCATACCTTGCATGAAAATTCTATCGAACGTCCGCGATACGAACTCAAGGGTTTGCGCGGGCGTCTCTGGTTCGATCAGGGCGGTATCGGTAAACCCGTGTTTGAATCCTAATTCACGGTTCAAGGTGCGGACATCGTGTCCCACGTTCAATGGATGATAGTTCACAACCGTTTTGCGCCATTTGATCAATTGGTGCAATTTCTCGTATATCTGCCCATCAGATATCTCGCGGGCAGACTCGAACCAGCGCGAACTGACGACGATCACATCCGGGAAGTCGTTGTGATTGAATTCATTCACATCCGCGAGATCGACGTAGCGCGTGATGAATTCGGGAATATAGCCGTGTTGCAAGAAAATACCCTCGAAGCGCGCAAAGTCAGCCTGCTCGCCTGGCGAAATGAAGATATGAATTTTGGCGCAGTAACTTTGCCCCAGCAGATCGGATTCAAAATCAATATCGCGACGGCGAATATTCAACTCTAGCGGCTCATGTCCAGGCTTGGGAAACCATAACTCCATTTCACGGATATTTTGAAGAACACCATCTGAGGGATAACAGGCTTTTACCCGTCCAAAAACTGCCGAGGGACGATACTCAGCCGCCTGCGCGAGGGGAATGAAACAGAAATAACCGGGAGCAACCCAGCCAGGCGTGTCACTCGGAATGAGGATGGGTAGAAAATTGTGAAAGGCTTGCTGGACCTCCCCAAATTTGATGTGAGACAGGCTGTGGTAACTGCCGGAAGATTTCCCGCCTGAATTATGATCCCCGTTTTGCGCATGATTTTGCTTCGGCTCAACCGGCGCCTTGCCTCCAACCCAATGGACTTTTCGGGGCGAGTCGCTACCTGAAGAAATTTCCTGAGGTAGAAAGATAGAGCGCCGAAACGATATGGCAAGCGTCATTTCGCAAGCATACAACGGATGCGCGTTCGTTGCAAGTCTCCCAATACATGGCTTTTGCTAACCCGGGAAAGATTTAACGCGAATTTTTCACGGTTTTCGTTGCGCTCTGAGCGGGCTGTGCGGTTCAACTTTGCCGTTTGCTCG from the Candidatus Defluviilinea gracilis genome contains:
- a CDS encoding 2-oxoacid:acceptor oxidoreductase subunit alpha yields the protein MNKVVNDFSIIVGTKNGSGSSTANNTILRAIFKMGIPVSGKNLFPSNIQGLPTWYSIRASKDGYLGRRDQQDIVIAINPDSFTRDLASVAPGGAFFYADDIKLPITRADVAIYPMPIKELVKKDPNVPAGYRDLVGNMVYVGVLAHMIGIDIEKIQAALTFHFKGKQKPIDMNFHAVQAGMEWAKGNLEKKDPFSLEPMNKTDGMIMADGNTAAAIGSVFGGAQFVAWYPITPASSLAEAINDYMPMLRKREDGKHTYAVVQAEDELAAIGMTVGAGWSGLRSMTSTSGPGLSLMTEFAGLAYYAEVPVVIWDVQRIGPSTGLPTRTSQADLSFTIGMGHGDSDSIVLLPGDVFECFEFGWRAFDIAERMQAPVFVLSDLDMGMNQWMSKPFEYPNTPMDRGKVLWEKDLEEIKGNWGRYLDKDSDGIPYRTLPGNKHPMSAYFTRGTGHDEYAKYTEDSSVFIRNMERLKKKYETAKTYLPKPVLHGAKGAKIGILAYGSTESAILEARDQLARDHGMKIDILRVRAYPFTAEVDEFVREHEQLYVVEMNRDGQLHQLLSLANPEAATRLISVAYGDGLPASAKWIREGILAKSTAGKPVQKSVVKKSTAKKPSVKKNARKGAK
- a CDS encoding FadR family transcriptional regulator, giving the protein MIVRERISPNISEFLKYLAAHQEAEGGLPTLTELGQELGVSVASLREQLEVARALGLVEVKPGRGKTRRLNFSFTPAIRQSLGYALALNDEYFRKYSDLRNHIEAAFWYEAVEKLSTEDKAELRALIARAHEKLNHAPVQVPHEEHRALHLLIYSRLDNPFVTGVLEAYWDAYEAVGLNVFTGGYEYLQEVWRYHQAMVESICNENYKAGHEALIAHTDLLYHRP